In Desulfopila inferna, the following are encoded in one genomic region:
- a CDS encoding DHH family phosphoesterase, producing MARKSKGCNPSILEQSARRSTKERLNQFWKVFEKEDEVLVVINADPDALACALAVKRLLRYRTKTVAIAHPNEIRRLNNVAMVERLKIPLERLKNVKVSKYSKLVLIDSQPSHLPPFEKLPFNVIIDHHPIAGNWEADYIDIRPEYGACSTMMVEYLRAASMKPSVILATALFYAIKVDTQDFEKKGGLADGISFRYLFNIANRNLVRKFELTELRRSELKYFSEALAALKYSKRRYYTHVGRVRSPDVLVIIADFLNHVGEIDWVFVSGIHGDKLVVIFRCDGYRKSAGKLATRIFGSIGSAGGHKDSARAEVPLKNLDIDDKDFNTLTLKRLTMRHM from the coding sequence ATGGCACGGAAAAGTAAAGGATGCAATCCTTCTATTCTTGAGCAATCGGCGCGAAGATCGACCAAAGAGCGTTTGAATCAATTCTGGAAAGTCTTTGAAAAAGAGGACGAAGTTCTTGTCGTCATCAATGCCGATCCTGATGCTCTGGCTTGTGCTCTTGCGGTAAAGAGACTGCTGCGCTATAGAACAAAAACCGTTGCCATAGCCCATCCTAATGAAATACGGAGGCTCAACAATGTGGCAATGGTTGAAAGATTAAAAATTCCGTTGGAACGATTAAAGAATGTAAAAGTTTCGAAGTACTCAAAGTTGGTTCTGATCGATTCACAGCCGAGTCATTTGCCGCCGTTTGAAAAATTGCCCTTTAATGTCATAATAGACCATCATCCCATTGCCGGTAATTGGGAGGCGGACTATATAGATATCCGTCCTGAGTATGGAGCTTGCTCAACCATGATGGTGGAGTATTTGCGGGCCGCTTCGATGAAACCCTCAGTCATTCTGGCAACCGCGCTTTTTTATGCCATCAAGGTAGACACTCAGGATTTCGAAAAGAAAGGCGGCCTGGCCGATGGCATATCCTTTCGTTATCTCTTTAATATTGCCAATAGAAACCTGGTTCGCAAATTTGAATTGACGGAACTGAGAAGATCCGAACTGAAATATTTCAGTGAAGCACTGGCAGCGCTTAAGTATTCCAAGAGAAGGTATTACACCCATGTCGGTAGGGTACGGAGCCCTGATGTTCTGGTCATAATTGCCGATTTTCTTAATCACGTCGGTGAAATAGACTGGGTGTTCGTCTCTGGTATTCATGGAGATAAGCTGGTGGTTATCTTCCGCTGTGACGGCTATCGCAAGAGTGCCGGAAAACTGGCGACACGGATTTTCGGCTCTATCGGTTCAGCCGGTGGGCACAAAGATTCGGCGCGGGCGGAAGTTCCTTTGAAAAACCTGGATATCGATGATAAGGATTTCAATACCCTGACTCTTAAAAGATTGACAATGCGACATATGTGA
- the crcB gene encoding fluoride efflux transporter CrcB, with protein sequence MVKILAVGLGGAAGSLGRYFIAVLAERVSSLNFPIGTFMVNIIGSLLIGFFWSYFDKIHINNEFRLFLFTGFLGGFTTFSAFTRETVQYIKAGEPYHALSYLLFSNATGIVAVMLGFFISYRLLR encoded by the coding sequence ATGGTAAAGATACTTGCCGTGGGCCTCGGGGGTGCAGCCGGCTCATTAGGCAGATACTTCATAGCCGTACTCGCCGAGAGGGTGAGTTCGCTGAATTTTCCCATAGGAACCTTTATGGTGAACATTATCGGCTCACTTCTCATTGGATTCTTCTGGAGCTATTTTGACAAAATCCACATAAACAATGAATTCAGACTTTTTCTCTTTACCGGATTTCTGGGGGGCTTCACTACATTTTCAGCCTTCACCCGGGAAACAGTGCAATACATCAAAGCCGGTGAGCCATATCACGCTCTCTCCTATCTGCTTTTCTCCAATGCCACGGGAATTGTTGCGGTAATGTTGGGCTTTTTCATCTCCTATAGACTCTTGCGTTAA
- a CDS encoding LptF/LptG family permease produces the protein MKIVILLNRYLLAQFAVNFATASTAFVAIYLLIDFFEKIDKFTAHGGTMALALKFFLLNIPFILDQLGPVLILLSGVITFGILNHNNELRALKAGGIPLKIIVRPIIMGAVLVTLIFLAMAQFLLPKSIATTNTIWYEQLQGKVPLGIHRSGRYYYKGQEGFYSFEWPDTDKLSFRNFSYSRWNENYNLKLMLSAAQADWKDGTWHFHSGQTQELIGESDYKYTLFENTQDVLPESPDHFFIPEYRSAELSLTGLFREALKKQAPEEEMVSWTNFYSRLSYILLGIPLLLLGLPILTLSYQKWGRDLAIAIPASCMLAFVAWGFWGALQSFAKVGYISPALAASVIHILFALLGLLLLQQQDK, from the coding sequence GTGAAAATCGTGATCCTGCTCAACCGCTACCTTTTGGCCCAGTTTGCCGTTAATTTTGCGACTGCTTCAACCGCTTTTGTTGCTATTTATCTTCTCATCGATTTTTTTGAAAAGATTGATAAATTCACCGCACATGGTGGAACAATGGCTCTTGCCCTCAAATTTTTTCTCTTAAACATTCCATTTATCCTTGATCAGCTCGGACCGGTGCTCATATTGCTCTCCGGAGTTATTACATTTGGCATCCTTAACCATAACAATGAATTACGTGCCTTAAAAGCAGGCGGCATTCCTCTTAAAATCATTGTCAGGCCCATTATTATGGGTGCGGTACTGGTAACCTTAATATTCCTTGCCATGGCGCAGTTCCTATTGCCCAAAAGCATCGCCACCACGAATACGATCTGGTACGAGCAGCTTCAGGGCAAGGTTCCGCTGGGAATCCACAGGAGTGGCCGTTATTATTACAAAGGCCAGGAAGGATTTTATTCATTTGAGTGGCCCGATACTGACAAACTCTCTTTCCGGAATTTCTCGTACTCCCGCTGGAATGAGAACTATAATCTTAAACTGATGCTCAGCGCGGCACAGGCTGACTGGAAAGATGGTACCTGGCATTTTCATAGTGGCCAAACCCAGGAATTGATCGGCGAGAGTGATTATAAATACACCTTATTCGAAAATACACAGGATGTTTTGCCGGAATCTCCCGATCATTTCTTCATTCCGGAATACAGATCTGCCGAACTCTCGTTGACCGGGCTGTTCCGCGAAGCCCTCAAAAAACAGGCCCCCGAAGAAGAAATGGTCTCCTGGACCAATTTTTACAGCCGCCTCTCCTATATTTTGCTGGGAATTCCTCTTTTGCTCCTGGGTCTGCCGATTCTCACCCTCTCCTATCAGAAATGGGGTCGGGACCTGGCTATTGCCATACCTGCCAGCTGCATGCTGGCCTTTGTTGCCTGGGGTTTCTGGGGAGCATTGCAGTCGTTTGCCAAAGTCGGCTATATTTCTCCCGCCCTTGCCGCCTCCGTGATCCACATTCTTTTCGCACTCCTGGGTCTGCTGCTGCTGCAACAACAGGACAAATAG
- a CDS encoding phospholipase D-like domain-containing protein — MKIFGMPFKGKLRRLFGIGLVLAALLAGAAVEFFLKPNKEVSIGELAKKRVASYEWHNSAHQILLVDDPVEAFMLRRQMIREAKQSIDLCTFLWRDDEAGLTLVQDLIAAAERGVRVRLLGDGIFFMRNPSRVAAIAQASKRLEVRLYNPINQQVASIDVGILENLMLDFSSVNQRLHLKIFTVDGRRTLIGGRNVGNEYFGVNNKLNFIDRDILIKGPAVADAVDAFELFWKDSRSKTAMKLDDVAASVPDTEWLQQAPQEAMAEVDEATGRWRSVNRISIWYDRPGLIGDQPDYNPQLLADRLAALVGSADHSVIIETPYLVLSDRSHALFRNLRSEKPDLPIRVLTNSLASTDAWQTYVAFQPQLRIMLGDLRLLLHLKKPDTLVERSGNRDTTSSLHSKTSIIDSRFTAIGSFNWDPRSGVWNAEVMVVIDDESLATDLSEYLQPLWSPEGAWVVAELEQPIGLEQIDAIGSTVHTTISEIIGINLWPLTNTACFEWKGGKMVSPYDPEFHKYYRPVGSYPQVSFIDQKRILTNLLQPISRPFTPTL; from the coding sequence TTGAAAATCTTCGGTATGCCGTTCAAGGGGAAACTCCGGCGCCTTTTCGGAATTGGACTTGTTTTGGCGGCTCTGCTTGCCGGTGCTGCCGTCGAGTTTTTTCTTAAACCCAATAAAGAGGTAAGTATTGGCGAACTTGCCAAAAAACGTGTTGCCTCCTACGAATGGCACAATAGTGCTCATCAGATCCTCCTGGTCGATGATCCTGTGGAAGCCTTTATGCTGCGGCGGCAGATGATCCGAGAGGCCAAGCAATCAATCGATCTCTGCACCTTTCTCTGGCGCGATGATGAGGCAGGACTGACGTTGGTGCAGGATCTGATAGCTGCAGCTGAGAGGGGAGTTCGCGTGCGGCTGTTGGGAGACGGTATCTTTTTTATGCGCAATCCCAGCAGGGTAGCGGCCATAGCCCAGGCCAGCAAGAGACTTGAAGTTCGGTTATATAACCCCATTAATCAGCAAGTTGCCAGCATTGATGTGGGAATTCTGGAGAACCTGATGCTGGATTTTTCCAGCGTCAACCAGCGCCTGCACTTGAAAATTTTCACCGTCGATGGCCGGCGGACCCTTATCGGCGGACGCAACGTCGGCAATGAATATTTCGGAGTGAACAATAAATTGAATTTCATTGATCGAGATATCCTCATAAAAGGGCCGGCTGTAGCTGATGCCGTTGATGCTTTTGAATTATTCTGGAAGGACTCTCGTTCGAAGACTGCAATGAAACTGGATGATGTCGCCGCAAGTGTACCGGATACGGAGTGGCTGCAACAGGCGCCGCAGGAAGCAATGGCAGAGGTCGATGAGGCAACCGGCCGGTGGCGCTCGGTCAACAGAATATCCATCTGGTATGATCGTCCAGGACTTATCGGTGATCAGCCTGATTACAATCCTCAGCTGCTGGCTGATCGTCTGGCAGCGCTTGTAGGCTCTGCAGACCACTCAGTGATTATCGAGACGCCGTATCTGGTGCTGAGTGATCGTTCTCACGCGCTCTTTAGAAATCTGCGCTCCGAAAAACCGGATCTGCCCATCAGGGTCCTCACCAACAGCCTGGCTTCGACCGACGCCTGGCAGACTTATGTGGCCTTTCAGCCTCAGTTGCGCATCATGCTGGGAGACCTTCGCCTTCTTCTTCACCTGAAAAAGCCAGATACTCTGGTTGAACGATCGGGCAACCGGGATACTACGAGCAGTCTGCATTCCAAAACCAGCATAATCGATAGCCGGTTTACGGCAATAGGTTCATTCAACTGGGACCCTCGCTCGGGAGTATGGAACGCCGAGGTCATGGTGGTCATTGATGATGAATCTCTGGCTACCGATCTCAGCGAATATCTGCAGCCGCTGTGGTCTCCCGAGGGGGCCTGGGTGGTAGCTGAGCTTGAGCAGCCGATCGGGCTGGAGCAGATCGATGCCATCGGTTCGACCGTTCATACTACCATTTCAGAAATAATCGGCATCAATCTGTGGCCATTGACCAATACCGCCTGCTTTGAATGGAAAGGAGGGAAAATGGTATCTCCTTATGATCCGGAATTCCATAAGTATTACCGTCCTGTCGGCTCGTACCCCCAGGTCTCATTCATTGATCAGAAGCGCATTCTGACAAATCTGCTGCAGCCGATAAGCAGACCTTTTACCCCTACTCTATGA
- a CDS encoding ABC transporter substrate-binding protein produces the protein MSGLLPYCRFLGIIVVVLFSIGGCSEEPSFTGPVLKWYTFDEPSGAFVQAANTCSRESGGQYSIDMVPLPADADQQREQLVRRLAARDPDIDIIGMDVIWTAEFAAAGWILPWPEDLADTVIQGRLSSAVESATYEGRLHTAPFTTNTQLLWYRTDRVETPPETWEEMIELAESLGEIGAIQAQGERYEGLTVFFNSLLASAGGSILDDREDQVELDEDPTRQALQVMQRLALSPSAPSSLATSREDQSRLAFEAGESTFMVNYTFVWPSAWQNAPDIAEHVGWARWPAVSKEHPSRVTIGGLNLGIAASSPHPEMAFTAASCLASEENQRLAAQIGGLPPTIVALYQDSEVRETFPFADTLLESLKSGVLRPQTPLYNDISLAISHTLHPMRSINPEQDVSRLREKIRRALHSEGLL, from the coding sequence ATGAGTGGTTTGCTTCCATACTGTCGGTTCCTTGGAATCATTGTTGTTGTGCTGTTCTCTATCGGCGGCTGCAGTGAGGAACCATCTTTCACAGGGCCGGTGTTGAAATGGTATACTTTCGATGAACCTTCAGGGGCTTTTGTCCAGGCGGCAAATACCTGTTCCCGCGAATCCGGAGGGCAGTATTCCATTGACATGGTCCCTCTGCCGGCCGACGCCGATCAGCAGCGTGAACAGCTGGTAAGAAGGCTGGCCGCCCGGGATCCTGACATTGACATTATCGGCATGGATGTGATCTGGACGGCTGAATTTGCCGCGGCCGGCTGGATTCTGCCCTGGCCGGAAGATCTGGCGGATACGGTTATTCAGGGGAGGCTGAGCAGTGCCGTAGAAAGCGCCACTTATGAAGGGCGCCTCCATACTGCACCGTTTACTACCAATACTCAGCTGCTCTGGTATCGGACCGATCGAGTAGAAACACCGCCTGAGACCTGGGAAGAAATGATAGAACTGGCCGAATCTCTAGGCGAAATCGGTGCCATACAGGCCCAAGGAGAAAGATATGAAGGTCTGACAGTTTTTTTCAACTCCTTGCTGGCCTCGGCCGGAGGCTCAATTCTGGATGACAGGGAAGATCAGGTAGAGCTAGACGAAGACCCCACCCGTCAGGCTCTGCAAGTGATGCAGCGCCTCGCTCTCTCTCCGTCGGCACCTTCTTCCCTTGCCACCAGCCGCGAGGATCAATCCCGTCTCGCTTTTGAAGCGGGAGAATCCACCTTCATGGTCAACTATACCTTCGTTTGGCCCAGCGCCTGGCAGAATGCTCCCGATATAGCAGAGCATGTAGGCTGGGCCCGCTGGCCCGCCGTCTCCAAGGAACATCCGAGCAGGGTTACCATCGGTGGTCTTAATCTCGGCATAGCCGCATCAAGCCCCCATCCAGAAATGGCCTTTACTGCGGCCTCCTGCCTGGCATCGGAGGAAAATCAGCGGCTGGCGGCCCAAATAGGCGGTCTTCCCCCCACCATCGTCGCCCTCTATCAGGACAGTGAGGTCCGCGAGACCTTTCCCTTTGCCGATACCCTTCTGGAATCCCTGAAAAGTGGCGTACTGCGCCCACAGACTCCGCTCTACAATGACATTTCCCTGGCCATCAGCCATACTCTTCATCCTATGCGTTCCATTAATCCCGAGCAGGATGTCAGCCGCCTGCGCGAGAAGATCAGGCGTGCTCTGCATTCGGAGGGACTGCTGTGA
- a CDS encoding carbohydrate ABC transporter permease — MKPAGLTDQKLGWLLCTPALLTMTVVTAYPIIYACWLSLFRYDLRFPERRAFTGFDNYLSVLSSSVWWEALLNTMMITVSSVSIELVLGMIFALVMHRATIGRRLVRASILVPYGIITVVAALIWKFAFIPTTGFVNNLSGLELSWLGGRWSAFFVIVLTEIWKTTPFMSLLLLAGLTLVPEDLLRAARVDGATAWQRFTLIILPIMKPTIAVALLFRTLDAFRIFDTVFVQTRGAHNTESVSIIGYHAMISRLNMGLGSTVSILIFICVLLVAAVYLRGFGIARSLTGGEEP; from the coding sequence GTGAAACCAGCCGGGCTCACCGACCAGAAACTCGGCTGGCTTCTTTGTACTCCGGCCCTGCTCACCATGACAGTGGTAACAGCCTACCCAATTATCTATGCCTGCTGGCTTAGCCTGTTCCGCTATGACCTCCGTTTTCCCGAGCGTCGTGCCTTCACAGGCTTCGATAATTACCTTTCTGTTCTCAGTTCATCAGTCTGGTGGGAAGCCTTACTCAATACCATGATGATTACCGTCAGCTCAGTCAGTATCGAGCTGGTTCTCGGTATGATCTTCGCTCTGGTGATGCATAGGGCAACCATCGGCCGCAGACTGGTCAGGGCTTCCATTCTGGTTCCCTACGGCATCATTACCGTAGTGGCGGCGCTGATCTGGAAATTTGCCTTCATTCCCACAACCGGTTTCGTCAATAACCTTTCGGGCCTGGAGCTGTCCTGGCTCGGTGGACGATGGAGCGCCTTCTTCGTCATCGTCCTCACGGAAATCTGGAAGACGACTCCTTTCATGTCGCTGTTGCTCCTCGCCGGGCTGACCCTGGTACCGGAAGACCTGCTACGGGCCGCACGCGTCGATGGCGCCACTGCCTGGCAGCGCTTCACTTTGATAATTCTGCCGATCATGAAGCCCACTATCGCAGTGGCCCTGCTCTTCCGCACCCTGGATGCCTTCCGTATCTTTGATACGGTATTCGTGCAAACAAGAGGAGCGCACAACACCGAATCGGTATCCATCATCGGCTACCATGCCATGATTTCGAGGCTCAATATGGGACTTGGCTCCACGGTTTCGATACTGATATTCATCTGTGTACTCCTGGTTGCCGCCGTGTATTTACGTGGGTTCGGCATCGCCCGGTCACTGACCGGCGGGGAGGAGCCATGA
- a CDS encoding carbohydrate ABC transporter permease, producing MSRGQNRLERLYWIAGSMLAVVYALIPIVWIVSLSLKYPADLNDNRFWPRRITFEHYQAIFTDAQFPAALWNSLGIAFLSTLLSIVIAMFAAYAIVRLKFSGRGLFLAFTLSVAMFPPVSIVGPLFNMWRLVGLYDTWPGLILPYITLTLPLAIWTLAAFFREIPWDLDRAAQVDGATAFQAFRMVIVPLAAPGIFSAAILVFIFAWNDFLFAISLTSTNQARTVPAAIAFFTGSSRFEQPTGSIAAAAVVVTIPLIIMVLIFQRRIVAGLTAGAVKG from the coding sequence ATGAGCCGAGGCCAAAACCGTCTCGAGCGTCTGTACTGGATCGCCGGCAGTATGCTGGCGGTTGTCTACGCCCTGATCCCGATTGTCTGGATTGTATCGCTTTCCCTGAAATATCCAGCAGATCTCAACGACAACCGCTTCTGGCCACGGCGCATTACCTTTGAACATTATCAGGCCATCTTTACTGATGCGCAGTTTCCTGCAGCACTGTGGAACTCGCTTGGCATCGCCTTTCTCTCCACCTTGCTGTCAATTGTAATCGCCATGTTTGCCGCTTATGCCATAGTAAGGCTGAAGTTCAGCGGGCGCGGGCTGTTTCTCGCTTTCACCCTGTCCGTTGCGATGTTTCCTCCGGTGTCTATCGTCGGGCCTCTGTTCAACATGTGGCGCCTGGTCGGTCTTTACGATACCTGGCCGGGCCTTATCCTGCCCTATATCACCCTGACCCTCCCTCTGGCAATCTGGACGCTTGCCGCCTTCTTCCGTGAAATTCCCTGGGATCTGGACAGGGCGGCCCAGGTGGACGGCGCCACGGCTTTTCAGGCCTTCCGTATGGTGATTGTGCCGCTGGCCGCACCGGGTATTTTCAGTGCCGCCATTCTTGTTTTTATCTTTGCCTGGAACGATTTTCTTTTTGCTATCTCGCTCACTTCCACTAACCAGGCAAGAACCGTTCCTGCGGCCATAGCATTCTTTACAGGAAGTTCACGTTTTGAGCAGCCCACCGGTTCAATTGCCGCCGCTGCGGTGGTAGTGACCATTCCACTGATTATTATGGTGCTGATTTTCCAGCGGCGGATTGTCGCGGGGCTGACCGCCGGGGCTGTCAAGGGATGA
- a CDS encoding ABC transporter ATP-binding protein: MSEIQLDNISKIFPDGTEAVKDVSLTVGNGEFFILLGPSGCGKSTLLNMIVGLDSVSSGEVRVDGKSINHLAPRQRNMAMVFQSYAIYPHMSVRDNLAFPLKLAGMQQQEIGRRVRKAAEALELGELLDRMPRSLSGGQRQRVAMGRAIVREPAAFLLDEPLSNLDAKLRGQMRGEIARLQEQLGTTMIYVTHDQTEAITLGHRLAILRRGYLQQVGTPRELYNDPANIFVAGFIGSPAMNFIPGRLSRGKLHLPVLDRDMDLTSVQGAESDRNIIAGLRPEHLQIVDDKEKEPQMSATVSMIEWLGADAFVHFTLENREGTSVSLPEELDRRISPEKEIQGIVRVDPSRRLSRGDSLRLKADIDKLHIFDQNSGNCLSRSN; encoded by the coding sequence ATGTCTGAAATTCAGCTCGACAACATCAGCAAGATATTTCCCGACGGCACGGAGGCCGTCAAAGATGTTTCCCTGACCGTCGGCAACGGTGAATTCTTCATACTGCTAGGCCCGTCGGGCTGCGGCAAGTCAACCCTGCTCAACATGATCGTCGGGCTCGACAGCGTTAGCTCCGGAGAGGTACGGGTTGACGGGAAATCAATTAACCATCTCGCCCCGCGTCAAAGAAATATGGCCATGGTTTTCCAGAGTTATGCCATTTATCCTCACATGAGTGTGCGCGATAATCTCGCTTTTCCCCTAAAACTTGCGGGGATGCAACAGCAGGAAATAGGGCGCAGGGTAAGAAAAGCAGCCGAGGCTCTGGAGCTTGGCGAGTTACTTGATCGCATGCCGCGCAGTCTTTCCGGTGGGCAGCGGCAACGGGTGGCCATGGGCCGGGCAATCGTTCGCGAACCTGCAGCCTTTCTGCTTGATGAACCTTTATCCAATCTCGATGCCAAGCTAAGAGGCCAGATGCGCGGCGAAATTGCCCGTCTTCAGGAACAGCTTGGAACCACCATGATCTATGTTACTCATGACCAGACCGAGGCCATTACTCTGGGGCACCGGCTGGCAATTTTGCGTAGAGGTTATCTGCAGCAGGTAGGGACTCCGCGCGAGCTCTACAATGATCCGGCCAACATTTTTGTTGCCGGGTTCATTGGATCACCCGCCATGAATTTCATTCCGGGTCGTCTGAGCCGGGGTAAACTGCACCTGCCGGTATTGGACAGAGACATGGATCTAACGTCAGTTCAGGGAGCGGAATCGGACAGAAATATAATCGCAGGTCTGCGGCCAGAACATCTTCAAATAGTTGATGACAAAGAAAAAGAACCGCAGATGTCAGCCACCGTTTCCATGATCGAATGGCTCGGCGCCGACGCCTTTGTTCATTTTACACTGGAGAACAGAGAAGGCACGTCGGTATCCCTTCCCGAGGAGCTGGACAGGCGTATCAGTCCGGAAAAAGAAATACAGGGCATCGTCAGGGTGGACCCTTCACGCCGCCTATCGAGAGGAGATTCCCTGCGTCTTAAAGCGGATATTGACAAGCTGCACATCTTCGATCAGAACAGCGGCAACTGTCTGAGCCGCTCCAACTAG
- a CDS encoding baeRF7 domain-containing protein, with product MDMIDISEFKSLLQEQKWPAVSLYMPVSRIGDQQDSIRYKNFITQIETRLIDGGMRSAEARSFLDPEYKLVQNQGYWKHIGREGLAVFRAGDVALRYHLPISFQELIQVGHRFHVKPLVPFLENQPYLVVTLNKNGIHLYQGDRFEIREIELPPDTPRNMGEVLRYDDPESQLTYHTQSGSYGEGSRPMYHGQGVGIDEEKVNLERYFQAVDRGLFPLLDQKNCPIILAGIDELAAIYRHTTKSNAVLKEVVGKNPDDLSIEELHQKTWKIVANYYARGEDNALTELGNNLGTGRVSDDLQNVLIAASEGRVDTLFVVQNEQVWGTFDHDERKMVQTNEMNSGSVDLLDEAVFWTMLKRGRIYFKERKDMPQDSAVCALLRY from the coding sequence ATGGATATGATAGACATCAGTGAATTTAAATCTCTTCTGCAGGAGCAAAAATGGCCTGCGGTATCCCTTTATATGCCTGTCAGTCGGATCGGAGACCAACAGGATTCCATTCGTTATAAAAATTTTATCACTCAGATCGAGACCCGGCTGATAGATGGAGGAATGCGGAGCGCTGAAGCACGCAGTTTCCTCGATCCGGAATATAAGCTCGTACAGAATCAGGGATACTGGAAGCATATCGGCAGGGAAGGATTGGCGGTCTTCCGTGCAGGAGATGTGGCATTGCGTTATCATCTGCCCATATCTTTTCAGGAGCTGATACAGGTGGGACATCGTTTCCATGTCAAGCCTCTTGTTCCTTTTCTGGAAAATCAACCCTATCTTGTAGTCACTTTAAACAAGAACGGTATTCACCTTTATCAGGGGGATAGATTTGAAATCAGAGAAATAGAACTGCCGCCGGATACTCCACGGAACATGGGGGAGGTTCTGCGTTATGACGATCCCGAAAGTCAACTGACCTACCATACTCAAAGCGGCTCTTATGGAGAAGGAAGTCGGCCGATGTATCATGGACAGGGAGTTGGCATCGACGAAGAAAAGGTAAACCTGGAGCGGTATTTCCAGGCCGTTGATCGTGGACTTTTTCCTCTGCTCGATCAGAAAAACTGCCCCATCATCCTTGCCGGAATTGATGAACTGGCTGCCATCTACAGGCATACCACCAAGAGCAATGCTGTTCTCAAGGAAGTTGTCGGCAAGAATCCCGATGATCTTTCTATAGAGGAACTTCACCAGAAAACCTGGAAGATTGTGGCAAATTACTATGCTAGGGGAGAAGACAATGCCCTAACTGAGTTGGGCAATAATCTGGGTACCGGTAGGGTTAGCGACGACCTGCAAAATGTCCTTATCGCCGCCAGTGAGGGACGTGTCGATACACTGTTTGTGGTCCAAAATGAACAGGTCTGGGGGACGTTTGACCATGATGAGAGGAAAATGGTTCAGACAAATGAGATGAACAGCGGCTCGGTTGACCTGCTCGATGAGGCTGTATTCTGGACGATGCTGAAGAGAGGAAGGATATATTTCAAGGAGCGAAAGGACATGCCGCAGGACTCGGCAGTTTGTGCTCTTCTACGGTACTAG
- a CDS encoding TraR/DksA C4-type zinc finger protein: MEREQQQNIEKRLKDLHQELIEKRQKLEEARINLGLKEVEFEENATNAQMADGLDRLDDQVENEIAAINHALDRLRLGEYEICESCGRTISAKRLEALPWTASCIRCAKGEEGEVGEEDLNEEEAILGAEEQVELPEDLQGLNDEQLEAAVIDAILRDGQVPLDDLSVTCSKGFLRVEGALPDKRQHSHLQEIIYDVLGFRDVEEIIRIDRTAWARKDRTPGINNEEEEEPDSAEGVGTETIEAVKEGKTISPADEIIPEKGGRK; encoded by the coding sequence ATGGAAAGAGAACAACAGCAGAATATTGAAAAACGGCTCAAGGATTTGCATCAAGAGCTTATTGAAAAACGGCAAAAACTAGAAGAAGCCAGGATCAATCTAGGTCTCAAGGAGGTCGAATTCGAAGAGAACGCAACCAATGCCCAGATGGCCGATGGATTGGATCGGTTGGATGATCAGGTAGAAAATGAAATCGCGGCCATCAATCATGCACTCGATCGCCTTCGCCTGGGAGAATATGAAATATGTGAATCCTGTGGCCGTACCATTTCTGCGAAAAGATTGGAAGCACTTCCCTGGACGGCGTCGTGTATACGGTGCGCAAAGGGTGAGGAAGGTGAGGTTGGGGAGGAGGATTTGAATGAAGAAGAGGCAATTTTGGGAGCTGAAGAACAGGTGGAGTTGCCGGAGGACCTACAGGGACTAAATGATGAGCAGCTGGAGGCTGCAGTGATAGATGCCATTCTCCGGGATGGACAGGTTCCCCTTGATGATCTGTCGGTCACCTGCAGCAAGGGCTTTCTTCGGGTCGAAGGCGCTTTGCCGGACAAGCGGCAGCATAGCCACCTTCAGGAGATCATCTACGACGTTCTTGGATTCAGAGATGTAGAGGAAATAATCAGGATAGATCGAACGGCCTGGGCGAGAAAGGATCGCACTCCGGGGATCAACAATGAAGAAGAGGAAGAACCGGATAGTGCCGAAGGTGTTGGGACCGAAACCATTGAGGCGGTAAAGGAAGGCAAGACAATCAGCCCGGCCGATGAAATTATCCCGGAAAAAGGCGGCCGCAAGTGA
- a CDS encoding dodecin family protein produces MASVAKMIEISADSEKNFEDALSVGIQQACETLRNVRSVWIKDQEVIISDSGPKVYRLHLKVTFALEK; encoded by the coding sequence ATGGCCTCAGTAGCAAAAATGATCGAGATAAGCGCCGATTCTGAAAAAAACTTTGAAGATGCATTGTCGGTGGGAATCCAGCAGGCCTGCGAAACTTTGAGGAATGTGCGCAGTGTCTGGATAAAGGACCAGGAGGTGATAATTTCCGACTCAGGTCCCAAGGTCTACCGTCTGCATCTCAAGGTCACCTTCGCCTTGGAAAAATAA